Genomic segment of Macaca nemestrina isolate mMacNem1 chromosome 3, mMacNem.hap1, whole genome shotgun sequence:
tttaaaaaattatcgcTAATACTTAGGCCCTATGCTAAGCCCATTAAGGTAAACATACTGTTAACTGTCAGAACAACTCTATGAGGATGCTATTACTACAGGACTTttactgaggcttagagaggctaAGTATCTCAACCAAGGTCAATACTAGAAAATGGCACAGCCAGTTGTAGTTATAAAGACACTGagatctggctgggcatggtggctcacgcctgtaacactagcactttgggaggcagaggcagagagattACTTGAGTTcataagagttcaagaccagcccagacaacatgctgaaaccccatctctacaaaaaatataaaaattagtaggcgtggtggtgtgtacttgtaatcccagctactcgggaggctgaggtgagagaactgttgcagtgagccaaggtcacaccactgcattccagcctatgCAATGGAGCCTGACcttgccaaattttttttttttaaataaaaggacacTGTAATCTGACTTAAATTTGGCAGCTGACTCAGAGGTTCTCATCAGATTATGGTACATTCAAACCTTCTAGAACTTGTCCTTTGTGGTGTATTTCATTCTCCGCAACAGCCTGTGAAGATTATTTGAAATGCTCACTTACTAGGAGAGGTGTACACTCCGTAAGActcatttctgtttttgagacagggtcacccaggccagagtgcagtggcatgatctcagctcactgcaacctctgcctccagggctcaggcaattctctcacctcagcctcccgagtagctgggactacagaccttgctactctttgtattttttgtggagatgggatttcaccatgtttgccaggctggtctcaaactcccgggctcaagtgattcaccctcctccacctctcaaattgttgggattacaggcatgagcaactatACCTGGCCTATAAGACTCATTTGGATCTAAACAAAATACTGTCAGTTTGAATTTACTCAAGATTTCAACAGCCAATACAATTTCTGAAGAGCCTTTTGAAAAGGTCTAGTCAAAGCATTATTTGGGCAGAACTTTCTGGTGTCATTTGGCCTTGGGTGGATAACATTTGCCGTGTTCCAGTAAGATATTCCTGAACAATTTCAGTGGAAACACAGATAgcacccaggcagcctggctccgATTTGTATTTGCATTTACCCGACATTGGCCTTCCTGTGCCACGGCATCATGGGCTGCCTGTATGgcctgcaaaaaaaagaaaataattagcacAAAAGTCTCTAGAGTTATTTAAAGGCAATGCTCTGAAAGTTCTCTTACCTCATTCTTTTCAAAGCATTTTGCTCTGTCTTCAGGGGACATTTTCTCTGTTTCAGAAAGAAACTGTTTCAGGACTGATCCAtcctcttaaagaaaaaaatggatgttagcacagataaaataatacaaatgggTACATATTTATTGTTGACTTAAGCCTTTGCCGAACATGCTAAGCAACGTGAATCTTTAATACTGCCTCCAGGGTTGTGGATGAGCTGTACCTTTTCCCCCAGCCTCTTTTTCTAACCCCTCTCTATTCACGAGTTTCAAGCCAGAGAGGTCGCTCCACTCCCCCAATATGCCAAGCTCTTTCTTGCCTCTGTTCTCTTCTACCCCAGACCCCCTTTTCCCTCCCACTTCACTCATCTCTCAAATCTGTCACTTTTTCACAGCAATTCTTAATCTGTAACACGTATTTGAGATTTCTACAGCCATAAAAGCCGGGGCTGCCTTGTTTACCTGCTGTATTTACAGCACCTAAGAATGTACAGTTCACATCTATTATATACATGACACTATAATCATGTTCTAATCTAAAATGGTTCCCAAACCAAGATTATTATTTTGGGGTAGAAAATTCAACCTTAGTAATTCAGTTATTCAGATAGAAAATAAAGATCTTGAATAGAAATGTAAAGAAACACAACAGTCCAGCATAGAGATATCTGACTGGATAACCACTGACGTAAGCATTTTGTTACTGCTCAGTGTGGACAAGCCCAAGAGGCACTAATTACAAACCTATAGCAAGAACAACATATTTCAAAAGACCTCAAAATTTGAACTTTCAGCTCTAAAATTTGTGAAATGGGACCATTTCAAAATTCAGAAATGCTAGGAATCCTTTCTGAGGAAGACTGTGAGTCAGTTTAAGTGTGTGACACCATCATTACAAAATGGGTTCAAAAGGTACAGCATCTCTGACCTCGGGAACACAGTGTTTCTGAACTCCATGTTTCAAGTTCAAGCTTAGGATGACTGGCCTCAAAACCCACACCTACCAAATCCCAGTTTATCTTGATTATTGGCCACTGCGTGTATAAGTCCGATTGTGCCACAGGAATTCCCAATGGTCTGCTTCATGAAGTACACTTTAGGACTAACTTCTTGTCCCTTCAGCTCTTCAATCTGTTTTTTCCTGAAGTTCTCATGCTGCGAATGTAAAAAGCGTTTTTACATCTCAGAATGAAAGTGCAAAGAACAGATGGTAGCACAGTGAGTTCTACCACCTAAATGGAAACACCAGGGGGATGTGTGACCAGGAGCCTTAGTTCTAGATGCTGGTCAACTCCCAGAGAAGGGCCCGTCTGTCTGCCTCCCACACCCACGCTGGCCAGTGGGGCTCTGAGAGGTTCGGAGACTCCACCCTggtgctgcagtgcagtgactgCATTGGATACTGCCCAAGGCTGTGTCTAGACACCACTGCAACCTTTCAGCCCAAAATGGTGTCATGAAGTCAGAAAACAAACCAgttcattattttctctctttaacaCTTAACCGTATTTCACATAGGCATCCTTAATCAAGCTTCAGTCAATTGAATGCCCAACAAGAGCACCAGCTGGTTTACATTTCACTATTCTTTCAAGTTCTACTTCTACTCGGCTCAAGTACACttcacttcaaaaacaaaaacagccttaACTGCTGAAAAGAGCAAGTGAAAGAAATTAACCATTCCCTCCACCCTCTTTTTAAGGAAGGAAACACAACTGGTCCAGGGTATTGGGCTGTGATTTTACAAGAGGAAGATGTGACACTAGCTTGTCCTTGCCAGCTAAACGGTTTACTTTGAGGACAGACTGGCAATTTGAGGAGGAGGATAGAGACTGGTAAGTGAATGGGACTAGGAAACGGATTTCCTCAAAGCATCTGCTAGCTTTTTGTACAAGTAATTTAGTAAGCCTATCTGGACTTTTCACTAACTAGCTTTAAAGACCTTAGAAGTTATGATTTCTTGAGCCAGGGtcagtggcttgcacctataatcccagctactagggaggctgaggcatgaggatcacttgagctcaggaattcaagaccttgtctctaaaaaataaaaatataataaataagttaGGACTTCCCAGTTAAAGAGTAGGGTACTAATATAGAAACAATGATTTCCCATAATAAGTAAAACCAGACAGACCATCAGAAACATATTTTCAACTCTAGTAGCTTTGCATTTCTGTACACGAACTGAAGTTTAAGCTTGCTCTCTGGTACTAACAGAAGAGTAAGATCTTTTACCCCAGAAGATCAACTTAAACTCCAACTAGCAGAACTTTTTCGCTGCTATCTAACTAGATCCTCAATTTAGTATTCATTGACCAGTaagagtttttctttcattttctaggCTAATTAGATGAAACATTAAAATGGGATAGCACCATCCTTTAGGGCTGCTTGAGCTCTTCCATGGAATCATTTGTAAATAGTTCTGTAAATAGTTTACTATTTACTATTGCTATTTACTATTTACTATTACAAATCATTCTGTAAATAGTTTACTAGCAGTCGTTATGTTAATGTTTCAGAAGTCATCCATGTAGGGGGTCATAACATTCCCTCAGTCAAAAATTAAATGCCTTCCAAATTAACATTAGCATCTTTGAAGTCAGCCTATAAAATCTCAACTTTTCTTTCAATTGGCTTCAGTGTTTTGTCCAGTAGGCATTCTATGTAGCAGAAAAGGCGCTCGATATATCTGATAGGTTGAATTGAAACTAAAGGACAAAGTATCGAGCTCTTTCAAACATAACACAAACTAGAATGTTCTCTAACAAGATCCAGCAAAAGGAGAACACTCAGCTTTTAAAGGCAAACATGCTGCACCACTGCCTCCCAGAGGCCTTGCCTCTGAATGCTGCTCAAAACCTCCGAGTCATCATGGTTgctctaataaaaaaaaacccCTGTGTGATGCTCAACTGGAGACAAGAGACTGATCTGGTCAACCAAGAAGCTAATTCGACTTCCAACAATATGGCAGCTCCCTTTTAGCCCGAGTAAAAGACTTTAGCAATAAAAACATGTCAGTGAGATCATCTTATTAGCTGTAATAAGTGTATTTACCCATAATACTTAGCTTATTTACTAGGAAGAAGGCTTGGAACTTCCCATACTCTTGATTTTGGCTACAGATGCTTCCAGAACACCTGGCCTTAGGACGGTGCTTCAGTTAACCTCACCTTTGGAGTGATGCCCCAAGTTTTGCTAAAGCTAATTTCAGTCTCTCCCACATCAGCAGCCAAGTGACAACAACAGGAGATAAGACAATGCCACGCTAATGACTGGGATTCCATACATCACAAGACAGCAAATATcctatcctttaaaaaaaaaaaaaaatctgatgctGTCTTTGAGATACATCTATCCATACACACTTGGAGGAGGAAAATCATTTCAAGGGAAATGCAAAGGTGCTTTCAAAACTGAGCTAATAACCCCCATTTCATTTAGCTACAAGGTCAGAGATGAACGAGGATAAGTGAAGAGGAAGGAGGTTCCCGCACAGAAGCCATACACAAATGATTAAGCTTTAAGAAATACATTCAAGAGGCTAAAAACCAAGTGAGCAAGTAGTGGGAGTGGAGAAGTGAGAAGAACGCCTTAAGACTATCAGAAACCCAGGCAATGGAGGCGGAGAATTAGCGAACCTAATTGTTTCCCTGCGATTTAGGACAGCCCTTCCCCCTCCATTCTACAGCTATGTGGGAGTCTGAGAAGCAAACAATGAGTTGACAGGTTACAGCCCTTAAAGGGAAACCAGCAGCCATTCCCTGGAACCGGAGGCTCGAAAAAGCCCAAGTTCGAGGGAACTCATGAGTAGGATGAATGATTTCCCTGGATAACGGGATCGATGGAACTGAGATACTGCCGCTCTTCCAAATTTAAAGCAGTTGTGGTCGGATGAGAGAGAAGGCAATAGGCACTGCTGGAACAGGAGCCCAGGGAGTAGGTACCACGAAAAGGCAGGCTCCTCCCTTGCTTAGAGGCGCGCCCCGCATCACCTACAGGGGAGGTGGCGGGGCGGGAAGCCCCGGACGCCTCAAGTTGGGGAGCGGCGTGCACTACCGGGGGCTCGCGCATCCTGGGCCCCACGCCCTACCTGGGCCGTGAGtggaaacagcagcagcagcgcgCAGGCAGGCGCTGGCACCGAGCCCAGAGACTCCTCTTCCAGCCCCAGCACGTCCACGAAGCGCCACTGGCCGGCGACCCCCAGCCGGGACAGCACCTGCGGAGAGGAAACAAGGCGGACAGGGGCAGGGGGACACGCGGGTCGCGGGCACCTGCCAGAGGGCGGGGCCAGCAGGCGCGCGCCCTCCGCGCCCGCACCCGAGCCTGGGAGGAGCCCCAGTCCCGCCCTGCCACCCCCACCCTGGCGGGCGCAATGACACAGCACAAAGCGCGGCCCACACGTGGCGCCCGCGAAGCCCGTGCAGCCGAGTCTGTGCTGCCCGCGCCACGCCCTCGGGAGCTCCGCTCGGCGCTAGCTCGCCACGGGGCGCAGCCCCTCCGTCTCCCCGTGACCGGTTTCGCAAAGTCACCCGCTAAATGCAGGGGCTCAGAAAGGGCGCCCAGCCCACGCCCCAGCCCTGCCGTCTCCGGTGTGCGCAGCGGGCGGCTTGGTTTCTGCCAGCAGCCGCAGCCGGTGGGCGCCCCCGCCTCGGCGCTCGCGGGGGAGGGGGCCAGAGACGGCGCGAGACGCCACTCACTTTGTTCAGCATCTGAAAGGCAAATGCAAAAAAGCAAAACCGAACCGGTCAGCGACTCGGCTCTCTCTCCCTCGGCCTTGCGCTCTCCGAGCAGCGGTGCACCTGGCGCTCACCTCGGGGTTGATCTCCATCGGCTTGAGCTGCATCTTCGCGGTGCGCCCGACAGAAATAACCCAGGGAAGACGAAAAACAGCTAGCGGAGCCGCCCAGGCTGCAGCTATAAAGCGCCGGCCAGACGCACTGTGAGGCCTGCGCAGGGGGAGCAGGGGCAGAACCAAGCGAGGGGGAAACGGCCGGTCGCGGCCAGATGGGTACGAAACCCCCGTGCGCAGCGCGGAGTGGTACGGCCGGGCCCCCAAACCTTGCAGTCTCACTCGCCGGTGAGATAATCTGGTGGTTGTGGAGACGGGATTTGTTGGTGGGTGTTCCTTGAGTGTATGGAGCAGTccttttgatggagtctttaatTTTGGGCGAAGTTTCTGGAAACCCATCCTTTCTACCATCCCAATTACCCTAAAGCTCGGGTCTCTGAAGCATTTGAGAAAAAGCACAAATTCAAcaggtatatatttaatatgaatgAATGTAAATGTGTGCCCCCCACCCCAAATCTCTCAGCAGTTTGCGTTTAACCTTAAACAATTCCTCCTCCATGTTAAGTTAGACCAGTACCGAGGTTCATTTTTAAGTGACTGCCTAGAATAAAGCAGAATCTGGCAGATAACAGATATTGCATTAGGAATGATGTAATGTGACTCCCGGGGAAGAAATGGTTGGTCCTGGGAGAGCAGTAGAAAGCTGGGGGATGTGAGGGTAATACAAGACACAGAGAAGGCAGGCGGTTGGAGACTTTAGAAAACAGATCCAGGGAAAAGAAGGGTATGATTTTGAGCGAGAGgctgtaaaaggaaaagcatttttaaaagaatgggaagctttgaaaaataaaatttctgagtTCACCGCAGAATACTCCCAATGAAGAAGAAAGGGAATGGTAACCAAGGAAACCACTGTTCTCTAGTCATCTCAGGTGGGGTTTTCCCACCAACACATTcaaaagatggagagagaaagcatatgctgaagaatgaattttaaaagagacCAAAATCTGTAAGAATTGTGCCAGGAAAGCTAAGCTGCAAAATAAAGTGGGCTTGCAGAAATACTTAGGTAGCGAAGGAAGCAAGAAggttgagtattttttaaaaataggctccAAACAAAATAATGATGATGGCAAAAGAATAGACTTTCTATTTAGGAAGTTGAGGTTAACAGATgacagagggaagggagggaatcAACGTTTTTTGAGTTATTGTTTTTGGGGATTCTTTGCATGTGtcgtctcatttaatccttagagGAGCCCAGGAAGAGATTCATATTAGTGCAATTTTACAGATCAGAATCCCAGGCCTACAGAAGTTAATTTGCTTACAGTCACAATTGAAAAGTAAAACTGAGAAGTAAACCCTGCTAAACTGGGCTCTAAGAGCCCATTCATTATCTAAGATTCCACAACATTctacttctattttctttccatttttgccaTTAGAAAATGAccttcacacacaaaaatgagagagaaaaaaattagtaagaagaGCTTAATGGGTGAATCTTATGGTATGTAAATTTTCCCTCAATAAGgttgttaaagaaaaaaggaggtgAAGGTCAAGACAAGTGACAAGGTTATATTGAATGAGTTATTGCCTTTAGACAAAGACAAATTACATTTCCAatttacttcatttattcattcactcaacaaatattaag
This window contains:
- the LOC105487716 gene encoding ubiquitin carboxyl-terminal hydrolase isozyme L1 → MQLKPMEINPEMLNKVLSRLGVAGQWRFVDVLGLEEESLGSVPAPACALLLLFPLTAQHENFRKKQIEELKGQEVSPKVYFMKQTIGNSCGTIGLIHAVANNQDKLGFEDGSVLKQFLSETEKMSPEDRAKCFEKNEAIQAAHDAVAQEGQCRVDDKVNFHFILFNNVDGHLYELDGRMPFPVNHGASSEGTLLQDAAKVCREFTEREQGEVRFSAVALCKAA